A genome region from Nocardia sp. NBC_01730 includes the following:
- a CDS encoding zinc-dependent metalloprotease, translating into MTQEGSDTAESGPVAAVERRKSRSGLSGLVDWHLAAKTGSALVPSGPRTSRYSAEQVVAELAAASERAEGPVREVSGLLDDRPVPGARIVDRPGWIEAAADSMAQLTGTGTAAAERKLLAGKPAGVQAGAMLAFLSTAILGQYDPFTGPDGTLLLVAPNIVAVERALGVSPSDFRLWVCLHEVTHRVQFSSAPWLAEYMRGNVSVLGEVGDEPLAEMLSRLVDEVRDRRRGTAADDPAARGVVGLLRATQAPPQREALDRLLMLGTLLEGHADHVMDAVGPAVVPSVEQIRAAFDQRRKRPTNPLQRILRALLGVDAKVAQYVRGKAFVDEVVGSVGMARFNTVWTDAETLPRTDEIEDPQRWISRVLG; encoded by the coding sequence ATGACCCAAGAAGGTTCCGACACAGCCGAATCCGGGCCTGTGGCTGCGGTCGAGCGGCGGAAGAGCCGCTCGGGGCTGTCCGGGCTGGTCGACTGGCACCTGGCCGCCAAGACCGGATCGGCCCTGGTGCCCTCGGGTCCGCGTACTTCGCGCTACTCGGCCGAACAGGTCGTCGCCGAATTGGCCGCCGCCTCCGAACGCGCCGAAGGACCGGTCCGGGAGGTGAGCGGGCTCTTGGACGACCGGCCGGTGCCCGGCGCCAGGATCGTCGACCGGCCCGGCTGGATCGAGGCCGCCGCCGACTCGATGGCCCAGCTCACCGGCACCGGAACGGCCGCCGCCGAACGCAAGCTGCTCGCGGGTAAACCCGCGGGCGTGCAGGCGGGCGCGATGCTCGCCTTCCTGTCCACCGCGATCCTCGGCCAGTACGACCCGTTCACCGGTCCGGATGGCACGCTGCTGCTGGTCGCGCCGAACATCGTGGCGGTGGAGCGCGCGCTCGGGGTGTCACCGAGCGATTTTCGACTCTGGGTCTGCCTGCACGAGGTGACCCATCGGGTGCAGTTCTCCTCGGCGCCCTGGCTCGCCGAGTACATGCGAGGCAATGTCTCGGTGCTCGGCGAGGTCGGTGACGAGCCGCTGGCCGAGATGCTCTCCCGGCTGGTCGATGAGGTGCGCGACCGCCGCCGCGGCACCGCCGCCGACGATCCGGCGGCGCGCGGTGTGGTCGGCCTGTTGCGCGCGACACAGGCACCGCCGCAGCGCGAGGCACTGGATCGCCTGCTCATGCTCGGCACCCTGCTGGAGGGGCACGCCGATCACGTGATGGACGCGGTCGGCCCTGCGGTCGTGCCATCGGTCGAGCAGATCCGCGCCGCCTTCGACCAGCGCCGCAAGCGCCCGACCAATCCGCTGCAACGCATCCTGCGCGCGCTGCTCGGCGTGGACGCGAAGGTCGCGCAGTACGTGCGTGGCAAGGCGTTTGTGGACGAGGTGGTCGGCAGTGTCGGCATGGCACGGTTCAACACCGTGTGGACGGACGCGGAAACTTTGCCCCGCACCGACGAGATCGAGGACCCGCAGCGCTGGATCAGCCGGGTCCTGGGGTGA
- a CDS encoding crotonase/enoyl-CoA hydratase family protein yields the protein MTDWQAFSVETEDHVAQVTLIGPGKGNAMGPDFWRELPEIFQALDADPEVRAIVLTGSGKHFSYGLDLVAMSGTFGPLMTDRALAAPRTDFLHELRKMQASVTAVADCRKPVIAAVSGWCIGGGLDLIAAADIRYASADASFSLREAKVAIVADIGSLHRLPGIIGEGHLRELAYTAKDIDAARAEKIGLVNDVFPDQEAVLDAAHATAREIAANPPLVVQGAKDVLDQRRKDEVAAGLRYVSAWNAAFLPSEDLAEAVKAVFEKRAPEFKGV from the coding sequence ATGACAGATTGGCAGGCTTTCAGCGTCGAAACGGAGGACCACGTCGCACAGGTGACGCTCATCGGTCCCGGTAAGGGCAACGCGATGGGCCCGGATTTCTGGCGTGAGCTGCCGGAGATCTTCCAGGCGCTGGACGCCGACCCCGAGGTCCGCGCCATTGTGCTGACGGGTTCGGGTAAGCACTTCTCCTACGGGCTCGACTTGGTCGCGATGAGCGGCACGTTCGGACCGCTGATGACGGACCGGGCCCTGGCCGCGCCGCGCACCGACTTCCTGCACGAGCTGCGCAAGATGCAGGCGTCGGTCACCGCGGTGGCGGACTGTCGCAAGCCGGTGATCGCCGCGGTGTCCGGCTGGTGCATCGGTGGCGGGCTGGACCTGATCGCGGCCGCCGACATCCGCTACGCGAGTGCGGACGCCAGCTTCAGCCTGCGGGAGGCCAAGGTCGCGATCGTCGCGGACATCGGGTCGCTGCACCGGCTGCCCGGCATCATCGGCGAGGGGCACCTGCGCGAGCTCGCCTACACCGCCAAGGACATCGATGCCGCGCGCGCGGAGAAGATCGGACTGGTCAACGACGTTTTCCCGGACCAGGAAGCGGTGCTGGACGCGGCGCACGCCACGGCGCGCGAGATTGCCGCGAATCCGCCACTGGTGGTGCAGGGCGCCAAGGACGTGCTGGATCAGCGGCGCAAGGACGAGGTCGCCGCGGGCCTGCGCTACGTCTCGGCCTGGAACGCCGCGTTCCTGCCCTCCGAGGACCTCGCCGAGGCGGTCAAGGCCGTGTTCGAGAAGCGCGCGCCCGAATTCAAGGGTGTGTAA
- a CDS encoding cyclase family protein, with amino-acid sequence MTSSRPLGRMVNLSHVHDPATTPLYPDDPEFRTDLVATIANDGYNLRYIQQGEHTGTHWGAPIHFCADGLAADELELDDLLLPAVKIDVRGQCASDRDYAITVADLRQWEERHGRIPDGAAVIAWTGWDAKWGTPEFLGTGESAAHQPGFAVHTVEWLLRTGRLGRRGALGIDTFGPDVGTDDTYAVSKLLYGEHRISLECLANLVALPATGAWVLAGGPLYRGGSGSPATIIGILPG; translated from the coding sequence ATGACCTCGTCGCGCCCGCTCGGGCGGATGGTGAATCTCTCGCACGTGCACGATCCGGCCACCACGCCGCTGTACCCGGACGATCCGGAATTCCGCACCGACCTCGTGGCCACGATCGCGAACGACGGCTATAACCTGCGCTACATCCAGCAGGGCGAGCACACCGGAACCCATTGGGGCGCACCGATCCACTTCTGCGCCGACGGGCTCGCCGCGGACGAACTGGAGTTGGACGACCTGTTGCTACCCGCGGTGAAGATCGACGTCCGTGGGCAGTGCGCGAGCGATCGCGACTACGCGATCACGGTCGCCGACCTGCGGCAGTGGGAGGAACGACACGGCCGGATTCCCGATGGCGCCGCGGTCATCGCCTGGACCGGCTGGGACGCCAAATGGGGCACCCCGGAGTTTCTCGGCACCGGCGAATCCGCGGCGCATCAGCCGGGTTTCGCGGTACACACGGTGGAATGGCTGCTGCGCACCGGCAGGCTCGGACGCCGTGGCGCACTCGGCATCGACACGTTCGGGCCCGACGTGGGCACCGACGACACCTACGCGGTGTCGAAGCTGCTGTACGGCGAACACCGGATCAGCCTGGAGTGCCTGGCCAACCTCGTCGCCCTGCCGGCGACGGGCGCATGGGTCCTCGCGGGCGGACCGCTATACCGCGGCGGTTCCGGTTCTCCCGCAACGATTATCGGCATACTGCCCGGATAG
- a CDS encoding MarR family winged helix-turn-helix transcriptional regulator has protein sequence MDAADDRSIDTIAAQLTRLQRIRDRTATQIGALTKDGLDPAAFAALFRLLCDGPMRSGALAAALYSDASTISRQVAQLVERQLVARLADPADGRATVLAVTERGRAVAEQIRRRRNENLTKVMGSWTPESRTVFADLLRQFVDDFERAKPSMLADIRRHWDENRND, from the coding sequence GTGGACGCTGCGGACGACCGGTCGATCGATACGATCGCTGCTCAACTGACCCGGCTGCAGCGCATTCGGGACCGCACGGCGACACAGATCGGCGCGCTGACCAAGGACGGGCTCGACCCTGCCGCGTTCGCGGCCCTGTTCCGGCTGCTGTGCGATGGGCCGATGCGCTCGGGGGCGCTGGCCGCCGCGCTGTACTCCGACGCGTCGACGATCAGCCGCCAGGTGGCCCAGCTGGTCGAGCGGCAGTTGGTCGCGCGGCTGGCCGATCCGGCCGACGGCCGCGCCACCGTGCTTGCCGTGACCGAGCGCGGCCGCGCGGTCGCCGAGCAGATCCGTCGCCGCCGCAACGAGAACCTCACCAAGGTGATGGGGTCCTGGACGCCGGAGTCCAGGACCGTGTTCGCCGATCTGCTGCGACAGTTCGTCGACGATTTCGAGCGCGCGAAGCCCAGCATGCTGGCCGACATACGTCGTCACTGGGACGAGAACAGAAACGACTGA
- a CDS encoding flavin reductase family protein, with protein sequence MTEAPPPDTEFQILDDLSGITAEQYRASMRHYPAGVTVVTLSAPKGPVGFTATSFASLSLEPPLVSFNIAHTSSSLSALLEAESVVIHFLGEHQQHLAHRFSRTAEERFTDRSLWTTLDTGEPVLHGTPIWLRTAVRQLIPIGDHTFVVGLVTRVHDNTDEKPAAAPLLYYNGRYYRPSSLGD encoded by the coding sequence GTGACCGAAGCGCCACCGCCCGACACAGAGTTCCAGATCCTCGATGATCTGAGCGGCATCACCGCCGAGCAATACCGCGCCTCCATGCGCCACTATCCAGCGGGCGTCACCGTGGTCACCCTGTCCGCACCGAAGGGGCCGGTCGGCTTCACCGCGACCTCGTTCGCCTCGCTGTCGCTGGAACCCCCGCTGGTCTCCTTCAATATCGCGCACACGTCCTCCAGCCTGTCCGCACTGCTGGAAGCCGAGTCCGTCGTCATCCACTTCCTCGGCGAACACCAGCAACATCTGGCCCACCGCTTCTCCAGGACCGCCGAGGAACGCTTCACCGATCGCTCCCTGTGGACCACCCTCGACACCGGCGAACCGGTCCTGCACGGCACCCCGATCTGGCTGCGCACCGCCGTGCGGCAACTCATTCCGATCGGCGACCACACATTCGTTGTGGGCCTGGTCACCCGGGTCCACGACAACACCGACGAGAAACCCGCCGCCGCCCCGCTCCTCTACTACAACGGGCGCTATTACCGTCCGTCATCACTGGGCGACTGA
- a CDS encoding inorganic diphosphatase, whose protein sequence is MEFDVTIEIPKGSRNKYEVDHETGRVRLDRFLYTSMVYPADYGYIENTLGEDGDPLDALVLLPDSVFPGVIVEARPVAMYKMTDEAGGDDKVLCVPAGDPRWDHIQDLKDVPEFELAAIKHFFERYKDLEPGKFVKGSEWVGRAEAEAEVEASIQRLKDNGGH, encoded by the coding sequence GTGGAGTTCGACGTCACGATCGAGATCCCCAAGGGTTCCCGGAACAAGTACGAGGTCGATCACGAGACCGGACGGGTCCGGCTCGACCGATTCCTGTACACGTCCATGGTCTACCCCGCCGACTACGGCTACATCGAGAACACCCTGGGCGAGGACGGTGACCCGCTGGACGCGCTGGTCCTGCTGCCCGACTCGGTGTTCCCCGGAGTGATCGTCGAGGCCCGTCCGGTCGCGATGTACAAGATGACCGACGAGGCGGGCGGTGACGACAAGGTTCTGTGCGTGCCCGCGGGCGACCCCCGCTGGGACCATATCCAGGATCTGAAGGACGTGCCGGAGTTCGAGCTGGCCGCGATCAAGCACTTCTTCGAGCGCTACAAGGATCTCGAGCCGGGCAAGTTCGTCAAGGGCTCGGAGTGGGTGGGCCGCGCCGAGGCCGAGGCCGAGGTCGAGGCGTCGATTCAACGGCTGAAAGACAACGGCGGGCACTGA
- the hpt gene encoding hypoxanthine phosphoribosyltransferase has protein sequence MYGDDIASVLITEEQIAAKTRELAELIAKRYPADAPEGDLLLVGVLKGAIFFMTDLAKALPIPTQMEFMAVSSYGSSTSSSGVVRIMKDLDKDIAGRNVLIVEDIIDSGLTLSWLKRNLSTRNPASLEVVTLLRKPDALRTPVEVAHVGFDIPSEFVVGYGLDYAERYRDLPYIGTLDPKVYGGA, from the coding sequence GTGTACGGGGACGATATCGCGTCGGTGCTGATCACCGAGGAACAGATCGCCGCAAAAACCCGGGAGCTGGCCGAGCTCATCGCCAAGCGCTATCCCGCCGACGCACCGGAGGGAGACCTACTGCTGGTCGGTGTGCTCAAGGGCGCGATCTTCTTCATGACCGACCTGGCCAAGGCCCTGCCGATCCCGACCCAGATGGAGTTCATGGCTGTCTCCTCCTACGGGTCGTCCACCTCGTCGTCCGGCGTCGTGCGCATCATGAAAGACCTGGACAAGGACATCGCGGGCCGCAATGTGCTGATCGTCGAGGACATCATCGACTCCGGACTCACGTTGTCCTGGCTCAAGCGCAACCTGTCGACCCGCAACCCGGCCTCGCTCGAAGTGGTCACCTTGCTGCGCAAACCGGATGCGTTGCGCACGCCCGTGGAAGTCGCGCACGTAGGCTTCGACATCCCGAGCGAATTCGTCGTCGGCTACGGCCTCGACTACGCGGAGCGCTACCGCGACCTGCCCTACATCGGCACCCTCGACCCGAAGGTATACGGCGGCGCCTGA
- a CDS encoding YbaK/EbsC family protein codes for MRRSSLPPVASRVADTLIARGHHGLIVTQPAPTHTAADAARALGVEVGAITKSLVFLLDDDPVLLLVSGAHQVDLANTGTRLEGTLTRAPADLVREVTGQPIGGVAPVGHPTNLPTWVDSALSRHREVWAAGGHPNTIFRTSFPELVRITAGLPIDVD; via the coding sequence ATGCGCAGGTCGTCATTGCCGCCGGTCGCGAGCCGGGTCGCGGACACCCTCATCGCCCGTGGGCATCACGGCCTCATCGTCACCCAGCCGGCGCCGACGCATACCGCCGCGGACGCCGCGCGAGCGCTCGGCGTCGAGGTGGGTGCCATCACGAAATCGCTCGTGTTCCTGCTCGACGACGATCCGGTGCTACTGCTGGTCTCGGGCGCGCACCAGGTCGATCTGGCGAACACCGGTACGCGACTGGAGGGAACGCTGACTCGCGCGCCCGCCGACCTGGTGCGTGAGGTCACCGGACAGCCGATCGGCGGTGTCGCGCCGGTCGGTCATCCGACCAACCTGCCTACCTGGGTCGACAGCGCACTGTCCCGGCACCGCGAAGTCTGGGCCGCGGGCGGGCACCCGAACACCATTTTCCGCACGTCGTTCCCCGAGTTGGTGCGGATCACCGCGGGCCTTCCGATCGACGTCGATTGA
- a CDS encoding D-alanyl-D-alanine carboxypeptidase/D-alanyl-D-alanine-endopeptidase, with product MWIGVATLLAVLLGGGVGALLALKPWTDEFRHGGLTIAAPPAPVKSFPQVSPARSNVPAPSPAGIAAELTPVIGNPDLGAFAGQVTDADSATVVWSGDASKPMIPSSTAKILTTAAALLTLPAEHRVTTRVVAGSAPNELVLVGSGDPTLTAEPDGKGYYPNGPRLSDLVAQVKSAGRSVDTILVDTSAYAGPTMAQGWDPLDIGGGSIAPMEPVMIDGGRLQPLVEYSPRTATPALDAGRRLAIELGLDPARVRVGTVPAGAVEIASVRSAPLRDRLRDTMVHSDNVLAEAIGREIATATGREASFGGAVAAVNAALSEAGFDLTGLSMHDNSGLSVDDRIPARLLDRIIATAAKQNGATAVQPTGTKARPENDRLAATLAPLLDDLPVAGATGSLTSRYVARDRNGAGWVRAKTGTLSVSSALVGYVLDADGRVLTFALMSNDRPPEVSRPALDAIVGTLRNCGCS from the coding sequence ATGTGGATCGGGGTCGCGACCCTGCTGGCGGTGCTGCTCGGCGGCGGCGTAGGAGCGCTGCTCGCGCTGAAGCCGTGGACCGACGAGTTCCGCCACGGCGGGCTGACCATCGCGGCGCCACCCGCGCCGGTCAAGTCGTTTCCGCAGGTCAGCCCGGCTCGCTCGAACGTGCCCGCACCGAGCCCCGCGGGAATCGCGGCCGAGCTCACGCCGGTGATCGGCAATCCGGACCTCGGTGCGTTCGCGGGCCAGGTGACCGATGCCGACAGCGCGACCGTGGTGTGGAGCGGTGACGCGAGCAAGCCGATGATCCCCTCGTCCACCGCCAAGATCCTGACCACCGCGGCCGCGCTGCTCACCTTGCCCGCCGAGCACCGGGTCACCACCCGGGTGGTCGCCGGTTCGGCGCCGAACGAGCTTGTGCTGGTCGGCAGCGGCGATCCGACGCTCACCGCGGAGCCGGACGGGAAGGGCTACTACCCGAACGGCCCGCGACTGTCCGACCTGGTGGCACAGGTCAAGTCCGCAGGTCGCTCGGTGGACACGATCCTCGTCGACACCTCCGCCTACGCGGGCCCGACCATGGCGCAGGGATGGGACCCGCTCGACATCGGCGGGGGGTCCATCGCTCCGATGGAGCCGGTGATGATCGACGGCGGTCGCCTGCAACCGCTCGTGGAGTACTCGCCGCGCACCGCGACGCCCGCGCTGGACGCCGGGCGGCGGCTGGCCATCGAGCTGGGGCTCGATCCGGCCCGGGTTCGGGTGGGGACCGTGCCCGCGGGCGCCGTCGAGATCGCAAGTGTGCGATCGGCTCCGCTGCGCGATCGGCTGCGCGACACGATGGTCCACTCCGACAATGTGCTCGCCGAGGCGATCGGACGGGAGATCGCCACGGCGACCGGCCGCGAGGCCTCCTTCGGCGGCGCGGTCGCGGCGGTGAACGCAGCGCTGAGCGAGGCCGGTTTCGATCTGACCGGCCTGAGCATGCACGACAACAGCGGGCTGTCGGTCGACGATCGGATTCCCGCGCGGTTGCTGGACCGGATCATCGCGACCGCGGCCAAGCAGAACGGTGCCACCGCGGTGCAGCCGACCGGCACCAAGGCCAGGCCCGAGAACGACCGTCTGGCGGCCACCTTGGCCCCGCTGCTCGACGACCTGCCGGTCGCGGGCGCCACCGGGTCGCTGACCAGCCGCTATGTCGCTCGGGACCGCAATGGTGCGGGCTGGGTGCGCGCCAAGACCGGAACTCTGTCGGTGTCCAGCGCGTTGGTCGGGTATGTGCTGGACGCCGACGGGCGGGTGCTCACCTTCGCTCTGATGTCGAACGACCGACCGCCGGAGGTGAGCAGGCCCGCGTTGGACGCGATCGTAGGCACGCTGCGTAACTGTGGATGCTCGTGA
- the tilS gene encoding tRNA lysidine(34) synthetase TilS has protein sequence MGTAPGTARGRSGSGAGSSASARRSARGTEDVRRLPETAAVLTVRRAVRDWLAQFGSRAAGPPAVAVALSGGADSLALTAAAVVEAGAVDALVVDHRLQPGSAAVAAEAAARALALGCRSARVLAVEVGSDGGVEAAARRARYAALDAAREGLPVLLGHTLDDQAETVLLGLARGSGGRSIHGMAPFTDPWGRPLLGVRRAATGQLCAELGLAPHEDPHNAAPEFTRVRLRTEVLPLLEEILGGGVAPALARTAEQLREDAAVLDALAAELLHSASDGLALSTETLATAPAALRKRAIRAWLLSGGAKALTNKHLQAVDELVTAWRGQGGVAVGGGTSGSRLVAGREHGRLTLRLGDDGHRIDDTN, from the coding sequence ATGGGCACTGCGCCAGGAACGGCACGCGGGCGCTCCGGATCAGGGGCCGGTTCATCGGCTTCCGCACGGCGGTCGGCGCGCGGTACCGAGGACGTCCGGCGTCTGCCGGAAACTGCGGCGGTACTCACTGTGCGCAGGGCGGTGCGAGACTGGCTGGCCCAGTTCGGGTCGCGCGCTGCCGGCCCGCCTGCGGTGGCGGTGGCGCTGTCCGGTGGTGCGGACTCGCTGGCTCTCACGGCTGCCGCCGTGGTCGAGGCCGGTGCGGTCGACGCGCTGGTGGTCGATCATCGATTGCAACCCGGCTCCGCAGCGGTTGCCGCCGAGGCCGCCGCGCGGGCGCTCGCACTCGGCTGCCGGTCGGCCCGGGTGCTCGCGGTCGAGGTCGGCAGTGACGGAGGCGTGGAGGCGGCCGCGCGCCGGGCGCGCTACGCCGCGTTGGACGCGGCGCGGGAGGGGCTGCCGGTCCTGCTCGGACACACACTCGACGACCAGGCCGAAACAGTCCTGCTCGGGCTGGCCCGTGGGTCGGGCGGCCGCTCGATTCACGGGATGGCTCCGTTCACCGATCCGTGGGGCAGACCGTTGCTCGGCGTGCGCAGGGCGGCGACCGGGCAACTGTGCGCCGAACTCGGTCTGGCGCCCCACGAGGACCCGCACAACGCGGCGCCGGAGTTCACCAGGGTTCGGTTGCGCACCGAAGTGTTGCCGCTGCTGGAGGAGATCCTCGGCGGTGGGGTGGCCCCGGCGCTGGCCCGCACGGCCGAACAGTTGCGCGAGGACGCAGCGGTATTGGACGCTCTCGCTGCTGAACTGCTGCACTCCGCGAGTGATGGGCTGGCGCTCTCGACCGAGACCCTCGCCACTGCCCCCGCAGCCCTAAGGAAACGGGCAATTCGGGCATGGTTGTTGTCGGGTGGTGCGAAAGCGCTGACCAACAAGCACTTACAAGCCGTCGACGAGTTGGTGACGGCTTGGCGCGGCCAAGGTGGCGTCGCGGTCGGCGGAGGAACATCGGGAAGCAGGTTGGTCGCCGGGCGCGAACATGGCAGGCTGACATTGCGGCTGGGTGATGACGGTCATCGGATCGATGACACAAACTGA
- a CDS encoding 2-oxo-4-hydroxy-4-carboxy-5-ureidoimidazoline decarboxylase yields MLMHQGIGLDRFNDLSRGSAVHALYECCSNVTWAAKLTEARPYADRDALLTKADVELLALSQQDIDRAFEAVVHEQVSEHSLSELARVTHERIAGMLGPIEGYPEY; encoded by the coding sequence ATGCTGATGCATCAGGGAATCGGCCTCGACCGGTTCAACGACTTGTCACGCGGCAGCGCGGTTCACGCGCTGTACGAGTGCTGCAGCAATGTCACGTGGGCGGCGAAGCTGACCGAAGCACGCCCCTATGCGGACCGGGACGCGCTGCTGACCAAGGCGGATGTCGAACTGCTCGCGCTGTCCCAGCAGGATATCGATCGCGCCTTCGAAGCGGTTGTGCACGAACAGGTCTCGGAGCACAGCCTGTCCGAACTCGCGCGGGTCACCCACGAGCGGATCGCGGGAATGCTCGGTCCGATCGAGGGCTACCCGGAGTACTGA